The following proteins are co-located in the Leishmania major strain Friedlin complete genome, chromosome 30 genome:
- a CDS encoding putative small GTP-binding protein Rab28 produces the protein MESGSDSSEDGAMQFKVVVLGNGAVGKTSLIRHFCDSGFTKSYKQTIGVDFYSRKVQLPHSHPPVTLQLWDIGGQQIGGKMLANYIYGSHAVCLVYDITDLNSFKDLSDWKECVDNVFADAPAVDKPKMLLVGNKVDLPNRQVTDQNQAAFSKNFSMPHCTVSAQSGERVNAMFTRIAATLAGVEMKQQDLDLADRVAANVVSRPEERQAAPRALVLQATSNSQGKRKNGDCAVM, from the coding sequence atggagagcggcagcgattCCTCCGAGGATGGGGCCATGCAGTTCAAGGTGGTTGTACTGGGTAACGGTGCCGTTGGCAAGACTTCCCTCATCCGCCACTTCTGCGATAGCGGCTTTACGAAGAGCTACAAACAAACCATCGGAGTGGACTTCTACTCGCGCAAGGTACAGCTGCCGCACAGCCACCCCCCTGTaacgctgcagctgtgggACATTGGCGGGCAGCAAATCGGAGGCAAAATGCTGGCAAACTACATCTACGGCAGCCACGCAGTATGCCTCGTATATGACATCACCGATCTGAACTCCTTCAAGGATCTTAGCGACTGGAAGGAGTGCGTAGACAATGTGTTCGCAGATGCGCCGGCCGTTGACAAGCCCAAGATGCTACTCGTGGGAAACAAAGTCGATCTGCCTAATCGGCAGGTTACAGACCAAAATCAAGCCGCCTTTAGCAAGAACTTCAGCATGCCGCACTGCACCGTGTCGGCACAGTCTGGAGAGCGGGTGAACGCCATGTTCACTCGCATCGCCGCAACACTGGCGGGGGTGGAAATGAAGCAGCAGGATTTGGATTTGGCAGATCGCGTTGCGGCAAATGTGGTGAGTCGAccagaggagcggcaggcggcgccgcgggcgCTTGTTCTGCAGGCCACCAGCAACTCACaaggaaaacgaaagaaTGGCGACTGTGCAGTCATGTGA